In Brachypodium distachyon strain Bd21 chromosome 2, Brachypodium_distachyon_v3.0, whole genome shotgun sequence, one genomic interval encodes:
- the LOC100835539 gene encoding protein SPEAR1, producing MSGSNFGESMEWGRSSGGSRRGKRGGGSSSGSGAADKPKQPQRGLGVAQLEKIRLQSEMAEYFHPLGSQPPSLIHRTASLNLEDTRASTSSLSSSPSSPFHATPVSSPFPVHPNFGVAYGERVDARYGEFQTPIVRSPSSSTIYGPPHYGHPGVTLPLFAPEESTSLRGHHDRSRSADSTSMHSDDPQDVDLELKL from the exons ATGAGTGGGAGCAACTTTGGAGAAAGCATGGAGTGGGGCAGATCGTCCGGCGGCTCAAGGAGGGGTaagagaggcggcggcagcagcagcgggagTGGCGCCGCTGACAAGCCGAAGCAGCCGCAGCGGGGGCTGGGTGTGGCGCAGCTGGAGAAGATTAGGTTGCAAAGCGAAATGGCCGAGTATTTCCACCCTCTTGGAAGCCAGCCACCCAGCTTGATCCACAGAACGGCCAGCCTCAACTTG GAGGATACACGGGCATCGACGTCCTCGCTGTCATCGTCCCCATCGTCTCCCTTCCATGCTACCCCCGTTTCGTCGCCGTTCCCGGTCCATCCGAATTTTGGG GTCGCATATGGAGAGAGAGTAGATGCACGATACGGTGAATTCCAGACTCCAATCGTCAG ATCACCAAGCAGCAGTACTATCTACGGCCCCCCGCATTACGGGCATCCTGGAGTCACATTGCCTCTCTTTGCACCAGAG GAATCCACCAGTCTGAGAGGACACCATGACCGAAGCCGGTCGGCCGATTCGACAAGTATGCACTCCGACGATCCACAGGACGTGGACCTCGAGCTCAAGCTATGA
- the LOC106866084 gene encoding uncharacterized protein LOC106866084, whose protein sequence is MVQNYNVASSSKAEAKVDSWTKPLGDWMKINVDASFFEDGLRGSVGAIIRNSRGEFVAAANGPLDLVADVTSAESAAVLLGLELAITACCSRVVLHCDNANVVEILKAGEKHYGPATAIFEDCFSLFKDFTGIVIDHCGRSSNKVAHELARQAGFSPAGTWIDSPPPCIIPLLLDDVTLVSIK, encoded by the coding sequence ATGGTGCAGAATTACAATGTTGCGTCTTCTAGTAAAGCTGAAGCTAAAGTCGACTCGTGGACAAAACCCTTGGGTGACTGGATGAAGATCAATGTTGATGCTAGTTTTTTTGAGGATGGTCTGCGTGGGTCGGTAGGCGCGATTATTCGGAATTCCCGGGGGGAGTTTGTCGCAGCTGCGAATGGCCCCCTTGATCTAGTTGCGGATGTTACTTCCGCGGAGTCTGCAGCTGTTCTTCTTGGGCTGGAGTTGGCGATCACGGCGTGCTGTTCCAGGGTCGTTCTCCACTGCGATAATGCTAATGTGGTTGAAATCTTGAAGGCGGGGGAGAAACACTACGGTCCAGCGACTGCTATTTTCGAAGATTGCTTCTCCCTGTTTAAAGACTTCACGGGGATTGTTATTGATCACTGTGGTCGGTCCTCTAATAAGGTTGCTCATGAACTTGCTAGGCAGGCTGGTTTCTCTCCGGCGGGAACATGGATTGATTCTCCTCCCCCCTGCATAATCCcccttcttcttgatgatgtaACTTTGGTTTCCATTAAATAA
- the LOC100835848 gene encoding aldehyde oxidase GLOX has protein sequence MRGSIFSLTMAPLLRRLAAALLLAAFVVDEASGQLELGAPQQQPGLMMMPNRSPPTRAFQDAVRLPVDNAAGFAGWWNVLSENAGVSAMHLAVMRHGKAVMFDTTTTGPSLLRLPPGNCRPDPRSIPPGFLDCSAHAVEFDYNTGRLRPLKILTDTWCSSGAFDGEGMLVQTGGYFEGVKVVRHLSPHDNGDWREFPNTLADGRWYGTTQVLPDGRFIVIGGRRAFSYEFVPAPGQSNANAIPLPLLRDTTDDVENNLYPFVHLLPDGTIFLFANDRSIVFNPQNGQILRELPKLPGGARNYPASAMSVLLPLDLRRGERLNAEVMVCGGAPKDAFKLGEVNKFPNALRDCGRINPAKPGARWSMDQMPVGRVMGDMLILPTGDLLLINGAAQGCSGWWFARQPVLSPLLYSTRKPRGARFRALAPSNIPRMYHSSSAVLPDATVLVAGGNTNSAYNFSGVDFPTEVRVERFTPPYLAPELLASRPEIDAASVPGNGMKYGAKFSFRFSTPGGQPPVLEGDVKVTMYAPPFTTHGYSMNQRLLVLQVTAFKAEGAKHKVTIHAPSKPALAPPGYYMVFVLAKGVPSKAAWVKIHQ, from the exons ATGAGGGGCAGCATCTTCTCTCTCACAATGGcgcctctcctccgccgcctcgccgcggcgctgctcctcgccgccttcgTCGTGGACGAGGCGTCGGGCCAGCTGGAGCTGGgcgcgccgcagcagcagccggggCTGATGATGATGCCGAACCGGTCGCCGCCCACGAGGGCGTTCCAGGACGCGGTACGGCTCCCCGTGGACAACGCGGCCGGGTTCGCCGGGTGGTGGAACGTGCTGAGCGAGAACGCGGGCGTGTCCGCGATGCACCTGGCCGTGATGCGGCACGGGAAGGCCGTCATGTTCGACACGACCACGACGGGGCCCTCGCTCCTGCGGCTGCCCCCCGGCAACTGCCGCCCGGACCCGCGGAGCATCCCGCCGGGCTTCTTGGACTGCTCCGCGCACGCCGTCGAGTTCGACTACAACACCGGCCGGCTCCGGCCTCTCAAG ATCTTGACTGACACGTGGTGCTCGTCCGGCGCGTTCGACGGGGAGGGCATGCTCGTGCAAACCGGCGGCTACTTCGAAGGGGTCAAGGTCGTGAGGCACCTGAGCCCACACGACAATGGCGACTGGAGAGAGTTCCCCAATACCTTGGCCGACGGAAGATG GTACGGTACGACGCAGGTGCTCCCGGACGGGCGATTCATAGTGATCGGCGGGCGTCGTGCGTTCAGCTACGAGTTCGTCCCGGCTCCGGGCCAGTCGAACGCCAACGCCATTCCCCTCCCGCTGCTCCGCGACACGACCGACGACGTGGAGAACAACCTGTACCCGTTCGTgcacctcctcccggacggcacCATCTTCCTCTTCGCCAACGACCGCTCCATCGTGTTCAACCCCCAGAACGGGCAGATCCTCCGCGAGCTCCCGAAGCTCCCCGGCGGGGCCCGGAACTACCCGGCCTCCGCCATGTCCGTGCTCCTGCCCCTAGACCTCCGCCGCGGCGAGAGGCTCAACGCGGAGGTCATGGTCTGCGGCGGGGCGCCCAAGGACGCCTTCAAGCTCGGCGAGGTGAACAAGTTCCCCAACGCGCTCCGGGACTGCGGCCGCATCAACCCGGCCAAGCCCGGGGCCCGATGGTCCATGGACCAGATGCCCGTGGGCCGCGTGATGGGCGACATGCTGATCCTGCCCACGGGGGACCTGCTGCTCATCAACGGCGCGGCCCAGGGCTGCTCCGGATGGTGGTTCGCCAGGCAGCCCGTGCTGAGCCCGCTGCTCTACTCCACGCGGAAGCCCCGGGGCGCCCGGTTCCGGGCCCTGGCCCCGTCCAACATCCCGCGCATGTACCACTCCAGCAGCGCGGTGCTGCCCGACGCCACCGTGCTCGTGGCCGGCGGCAACACCAACTCGGCCTACAACTTCAGCGGCGTCGACTTCCCCACGGAGGTGCGCGTCGAGCGGTTCACGCCGCCGTACCTCGCGCCCGAGCTCCTCGCCAGCAGGCCGGAGATCGACGCGGCGTCGGTGCCGGGGAACGGGATGAAGTACGGGGCCAAGTTCTCGTTCCGTTTCTCGACCCCCGGCGGGCAGCCCCCCGTGTTGGAGGGCGACGTCAAGGTGACCATGTACGCGCCGCCGTTCACGACGCACGGCTACTCCATGAACCAGcggctgctggtgctgcaggTCACCGCGTTCAAGGCGGAAGGGGCCAAGCACAAGGTCACCATCCACGCGCCGTCCAAGCCGGCGCTCGCGCCGCCGGGATACTACATGGTGTTCGTGCTGGCCAAGGGGGTGCCCAGCAAAGCCGCGTGGGTCAAGATACACCAGTAA